In one Echinicola marina genomic region, the following are encoded:
- a CDS encoding RagB/SusD family nutrient uptake outer membrane protein, whose amino-acid sequence MKNYIFILLLLLAFTSCADFLELEPENQINDKNYYLTENDFETSMLGIYASFKGLYTSEMFYIGELTSDNAEISISSSSAAEVEFDEMIITSENPIIENAWNKALYTVARCNVIINRLNTANIDQEVNDRIMGEARFIRAFCYFFLVQTFGKAPVADVEFRSPEEIYASDLSLKSKEEVYTMIEIDLKDAESLLPEAMNPDKGYVSVGTVKTLLGKVYLTQKKYDLAAPKLKEVIDSKDYSLVDDYKSLFSAGNENLSESIFELKFISGDNLGNQYSVLFTPATVGLLANNQQGSGRINPTLDLMNAYEEGERKRASVGDTIAPASEEKFYARHGLKFVDLNLENPRDGSINFTVLRYADVLLMYAEALNEQGKPEDAEEYINAVRDRVDLSPHLGLSQEDMREAIAHERRVELAFEAHRWFDLVRTARAQEEIDDYFKNKGVNFSVKDHELIMPIPQREIEINPEMKQNPGY is encoded by the coding sequence ATGAAGAATTACATATTCATACTGCTCCTCTTGCTTGCCTTCACTTCCTGCGCAGATTTCCTGGAGCTGGAGCCGGAAAACCAGATCAATGACAAGAATTATTACCTTACGGAAAATGATTTTGAAACCTCGATGTTGGGAATATACGCCTCTTTCAAAGGCCTGTATACGTCCGAGATGTTTTATATCGGTGAGCTGACGTCAGACAATGCGGAGATTTCCATTTCTTCATCGTCTGCAGCCGAAGTGGAATTTGACGAAATGATCATCACTTCCGAAAACCCGATCATTGAAAATGCGTGGAACAAGGCGCTTTATACAGTTGCCCGGTGCAATGTGATCATCAACCGGCTGAATACGGCTAACATTGATCAGGAAGTAAACGACCGGATAATGGGCGAGGCGAGGTTCATCAGGGCTTTCTGCTATTTCTTCCTCGTGCAGACTTTTGGGAAAGCTCCCGTTGCCGACGTGGAATTTCGTAGTCCGGAAGAAATTTATGCCTCTGATCTTTCGCTGAAATCCAAGGAGGAGGTCTACACGATGATCGAAATCGACTTGAAGGATGCGGAATCGTTGTTGCCGGAAGCCATGAATCCCGACAAAGGATACGTCTCGGTCGGTACGGTGAAAACGCTCCTGGGAAAAGTTTATCTTACCCAAAAGAAGTACGATCTGGCCGCACCAAAGCTTAAGGAAGTGATCGATTCCAAGGATTATTCTCTGGTAGACGATTACAAAAGCCTGTTTTCCGCGGGCAACGAAAATCTTTCTGAATCAATTTTTGAACTGAAATTTATATCCGGAGATAACCTGGGCAATCAATATTCAGTGTTGTTTACACCGGCCACGGTAGGCTTGTTGGCCAACAACCAGCAGGGCTCCGGCAGGATCAATCCGACACTCGATCTGATGAATGCCTATGAAGAAGGAGAGAGAAAAAGAGCATCCGTAGGCGATACGATCGCCCCGGCTTCAGAAGAGAAATTTTACGCTCGTCACGGGTTGAAATTTGTGGACCTGAACTTGGAAAATCCCCGGGATGGTTCTATCAATTTTACGGTTTTGAGGTATGCCGATGTTTTGCTGATGTACGCCGAAGCGCTCAATGAGCAGGGCAAGCCGGAAGATGCCGAAGAATATATAAATGCGGTGAGGGACAGGGTTGATTTATCACCGCACCTTGGGCTTAGCCAGGAAGACATGCGGGAAGCGATAGCACACGAACGAAGGGTGGAGCTGGCTTTTGAGGCCCACCGCTGGTTTGACCTGGTGCGGACAGCGCGCGCGCAGGAAGAGATCGACGACTACTTTAAAAATAAAGGTGTAAATTTCTCAGTAAAAGATCACGAGTTGATAATGCCAATCCCGCAAAGGGAAATTGAGATCAATCCTGAAATGAAACAGAACCCCGGATATTAA
- a CDS encoding SGNH/GDSL hydrolase family protein, whose translation MRVIIFAFSIFLMSTCSVAQNLNVADTATYLSDLKKELTTRWPNNRTINLVFHGHSVPAGYWHNSEVHTLDSYPNIVLGKVKQMYPHAVVNVIVTAIGGEYSEKGQPRVTTDVLSHKPDVLFIDYALNDLGIGLERSGVAWEKMIGEALEANLKVILVTPSPDQRHDILAPGNQLEQHAEQIRKLAAKYGVGLADPFAEFQKKAREEGDIKAYMSHVNHPNRRGHELIAGEIVKWF comes from the coding sequence ATGAGAGTTATAATTTTTGCGTTTTCGATTTTCCTGATGTCCACATGTTCCGTGGCACAGAACCTGAATGTGGCAGATACTGCTACTTATCTTTCAGACCTTAAAAAGGAATTGACCACCCGCTGGCCCAATAACAGGACGATCAACCTGGTCTTTCACGGGCATTCTGTGCCGGCAGGTTATTGGCACAATTCTGAGGTGCACACCCTTGATTCTTACCCTAATATTGTACTTGGTAAAGTAAAACAAATGTATCCGCATGCCGTGGTGAATGTCATCGTGACGGCCATTGGCGGGGAGTATTCCGAAAAAGGGCAGCCGCGGGTCACCACTGATGTGCTGTCTCACAAACCCGATGTGCTGTTTATCGATTACGCGCTGAACGATCTGGGTATTGGTCTGGAAAGGTCCGGAGTGGCCTGGGAAAAGATGATCGGGGAAGCCTTGGAAGCAAACTTAAAGGTGATCCTCGTTACGCCGTCGCCCGACCAGCGGCACGATATCCTGGCGCCGGGCAATCAGCTGGAGCAGCATGCGGAGCAGATCAGAAAACTGGCGGCCAAATATGGCGTAGGCCTGGCAGATCCGTTTGCGGAGTTTCAAAAGAAGGCTCGTGAAGAAGGAGATATTAAAGCCTATATG